The Oenanthe melanoleuca isolate GR-GAL-2019-014 chromosome 24, OMel1.0, whole genome shotgun sequence genome segment CCCAAACCTCACGGGACCACCTACCCCTGCATAGCCAGCCGGGCACAGGAAGGGGGCTGCCCTGACCCCCTGCTTGTCCCAATTAGTCACCGGGCCCAGCTGCGGCCCCCTCagttcctgctgtgccccccgGGGGTACCCAGTACCCTGCAGCATTGCTGCCGTCCCCATGGCAGCCACAGCCCATCCCCATGGCAACCCCATGGGCACCCCAAATCGCAGCCCCTTATGCCCACACCCTGCCCCAGGGTGTGGGGGAACAGGAGACACGTGTGTGGTGTGTATGTGCAGCGTGCACATGTGGGCATCTGTGCATTTATGGGCAGTGTGCATGTATGTGCATATCTGTACagtgtgcatgtgtgcatttGTGCATGTGTGCATTTATGGGcagtgtgcatgtgtgtgcatgtctgtacagtgtgcaggtgtgtgcatTTTTGGGAAGTGTACATATATGTGCATATCTGTACAGTATACATGTGTGCATTTATGAGCAGtatgcatgtgtgtgcatgtctgtgcagtgtgtgtgcagtgtgcaTGCATGCATTTAAGTGCAGTGTGCATGTGTGCAAGCATGTGCATGTCTGTAcagtgtgcatgtgtgtgcaagTGTAGGCTCATGGCCCCACCTGAGTGTGTGTGGATGTGCATGGATGTGCATGGATGTGcatgtccctgtgtgtgccccGGTGCACGTGCAACCTACGTGTCCATGCACACTCCTGTGTGAATGTGTGTATGTGCCTCTGCATGCCTGAACACACGTATGTGTGTGTACGGACACCCCGCCACCTGAATACATGcatgtgtgcaggtgtgtgtgtgcacaccctGCATGAACACACATGTGAATGCATCTGTGCATGTCAGGGCACGCACTCCCCTGCTATGTGAATGTGCATGTGCCAAGCTCTGTGTGTGACTGCATGTGTGTGCGTGTGGGCATGACTGCCCACACATGTACATGCATCTGTGTGTGCAatgcatgtgtgcacacacaccccccTGCACTTGTAATGCACATGTGCACACATGCACGTGTGTGTAATGTACCTGTGTGTGGGTGCctctatgtgtgtgtgcacatccctgcatgGCTGCCCATGTGTGCATGCATGCACCTGTGCGCAAACACACGCAGTGCATGGCTGCACgtgtgtctgtgcacagctGCATGTGTGCCTGTGCCACTGTGACTCTTGGGGACCGAACTACCAACACACCCCAGCATTAATGAGCATTAATTATGCCAATATTAATGACCATCCATCAATTCCCGTGTCCTGCCAggccttttttttctggaacagCACCACAACCCCAATATGGGGCTCTTTAAGActtaaaattaagcattttctGCACTGAATGACCAGCTCTGCTACAGAAAGTCACTTGCAGCTGATGGAAAATCCCTGTTTGGGGCAAATTTAGCCCCAGTCCCATTTCCTCAGGGAAGCCCAGTTGGAAACCGGGTGGAAAAGGCCGTTACTGGGAAGTTTGCTTTTTCCCACTGGCCTTTCCTGACACCCTCCCCATCTCATCTTAAGCTGCTTCAAGgaaatttagattagatgttaggaaagAGTTTTTTACTAAAAGAGTGAAAAAAGTGCTGGAATCgcctgcctggggaggtggtggaatcaccatccctggatgtgtttagaaaaagactggatgtggcactcggtgccatggtttagttgaggtgttagggctgggttggactcgatgatcttgaaggtctcttccaacctggtgatcctgtgattcctttatcctgctccctccccacgGCACCACCCTGGGATATGCTGGGCTGGGACCTGGCCACTCTTCATCTCTCACTTCCAAGCAGAGCAGGGTCTGGAGCCAGCCAGGAAAGCACCACACAAACCAAGGATGCTCATCCCCCCAACCCCATCCCTACCCCTCCTGATCTTCCCGCAGGATCCCACAGCCAGCTGGAGGACACGGCTCCCCGCATCGTGGAGCACCCCACGGATGTGCTGGCGTCCAAGGGGGAGCCGGCCACGCTGAGCTGCAAGGCCGAGGGGCGGCCGGCCCCGGTGGTGGAGTGGTACAAGGACGGGGAGAGGGTGGAGACGGACCGGGAGGATCCCCGCTCCCACCGCACGCTCCTCCCGGGAGGATCCCTCTTCTTCCTCCGGATCCTGCACGGCAGGCGGGGAAAGCCCGACGAGGGGGTTTATGTCTGCGTGGCCAGGAATTACCTGGGGGAGGCCACCAGCAGGAATGCTTCCCTGGAGGTGGCCGGTGAGTCGGGAGGGAGGATTTGAGGTTCTGGTATcatccctgagcccagcctgctccagtggcTGTTTAACAAGGGGCTCTCACATTCTCTGCTGCcaaggggagaggggaaaagaaatgaaaataaactgaatataattagaaataagtaaaataagtgaaaagaaataaaactaaattcGAAGAAGTGATAAATATTGGAAATAAATGGAACTaagtgaaaacaaatgaaaaaagaaaatgaatgaaaataaaagtaaggaAGTGAGTGAAAATGAAtgtaaataacagaaaataaattaaaacatggaaaaaaagagaaattaaataaggaaagtgaaaataactgaaagtaagtgaaaataaatgaaaaaataaaataagtgcAAACTAATGAAGAGAAAtgatgaaaaactgaaaacaatttgaaataaatgaaaataagtgaaaattACTGAAAAGGAGTGAAAATAGATGAAAACGTggtaaaagaaatgaaaagagattAATATAATTGGAAATAcatgaaaacaaatgagaacaaatgaaaatgtttgcaaGCATTTGAAAGTAAATCAATTTGAAAGTAAAATCAATGAAGATAAATGAAAAGCAGACGATggccctggtgctgccccagcccgggggcgcggggctgcggggctgaGGCCGCTGTGTCCCCGCAGTGCTGCGGGACGATTTCCGGCAGCCGCCCGGGGACGTGGTGGTGGCGGCGGGAGAACCGGCCGTGCTGGAGTGCGTCCCGCCCCGCGGGCACCCCGAGCCCAGCGTCTCCTGGAAGAAAAACGGAGTCCGGGTCAGCGACAAGGACGGGCGGCTGACGGTGAGAGGGGCAGAACGGGGCTGAAGGTGATGCAAGGGAGATGGGAATGTTACAGGATCCAGGGTGCGATGGGGATGTGGATGCAGTGAGGATGGGGATGCAGTGAGTGTgatggggatgtgggatgcagCAGAGGGTTGAGTGATGTGATAGATACGGGATGAGATGGAGATGTAGGATGGGATAGGCATATGGGATGCATCAGAAATTTGGGATGCAATGGAAATACGGGATGTGATGATGGTGTGGGTGCAATGGGAATGTGAGATGCAATGAAGGTACAGGATGTGATGGGGATGCAGAATGCAGTCAGGATGAGAGATGCAATGATGATTTGGGATGCAGTGAGGGTATGAGATGCAATGGAGGTGCAGGATGCAATGGGGGTGCAGAATTTGGGGATGGGAGATGTGATGTGTATGTATGCAACAAAGATGTGGGATGTCCTGGAGATACGGGATGCActggggatgtgggatgtgaTGAGGATGCAGGATACAGTGCAGACATGGGATATAGTGTGGATGTGAGATGTGATGGGGATGTGGGATGAGCTCTACTTCCTGCAGATCCGTGGTGGGAAGCTGATGGTGGCCAGTACTCACAAGAGCGATGCTGGTGTCTATGTCTGCGTGGCCACCAACGTGGTGGGGGAGAGGGATAGCGAGCCGGCCGAGCTGGTCGTCTTTGGTGCGTGGGGATCTAATTTTGGGGGTGTAAGGGAGCTGGGTGCTATCCTGGTGGGACTGATGGCCACCCCACAGAGCGCCCAGCATTTGGCAAGAGGCCCCACAACCAGGTGGTGCTGGTGGAGGGGACAGCGGAGTTTGCCTGCGAGGCGGTGGGGGATCCGCAGCCAGCGGTGCGCTGGCGCAAGGAGGAGGGTGAAATGCCCCTGGGAAGGTGAGTAGGGGCGAGGGGGGTGGCTCAGGGACACCAGGGGCAGCCAGGGTTCTGTGGTGCAGCTGGGTGGCATCAGTGTGTGCCAGCCTGGTGTGCTTGGAGCACCTGGCATCCTCATAGAATCAAGTAATTGCATCCCATAACCCTGGCCCATCTTCCATCCTcagcacatcccacatccctATTGCATTCCACACTCCCATTTGTCACATGTCCAtcacatcccacatcccccTTTGCACCTCAAATCCCCATTGTATCCCACATCTTTGCATCCCACATTCTTatcacatcccaaatcccaatcaCATCCCATATCCTCACTGCAACCCACATTCCCATTGCATCCCCCATCCCCATCACACTCACACCTCCACATTTCACATCCCCGTTGcatctcctgttttcctgcatCCCAGATTTCCACTGTACCCATCACATCCCACATTCCCATCACATCCTGCATCCTCACTACATCCCAACCCCATGGCACCTCACGCCCTCCTGGTGCACGGTGCTGGTGCCACAGCCTGGTGGGTTCCCCAGGTGGGAGGTGCTGCCAGACAACACCCTGCGGATCAGCCGGCTGCAGGTGGAGGATGAGGGCACCTACACCTGCGTGGCTGATAACAGCGTGGGCAGGTCGGAGGCATCGGGCACCCTCACTGTGCACGGTAAGGGGGCCCTGGGGAGCGCCCttgggtgctgctgcagtgcccagacAAGCCCTTATCTCtccccacactgctgcagtgcCCCCCCAGCTTGTCACTGGGCCCCACGACCAAGCTGTCACCCCTGGCCAGAGCGTGACTTTCCAGTGCCAGAGCAAGGGCAACCCGCCACCTGCTGTCTTTTGGCAGAAGGAGGGGAGCCAGGTCTGTCTCCTTCCCTCATCCTTGACCCCACACCCAATCATAGCCCCAGTCCTCATCCCAATCCATCACCATTTCCATTCCATCTTGTTTCCACTATCATCATaatccccatcccaattcccaccccatccccatctccatcccaatCTCATCCCATCTCAACCTCACACCAGTACCAATCCTCACTCCTACCTATCCTCACCATCCCTGTTACATCCCTgctgccatgccatgccatgccatgccatgccatgccatgccatgccatgctatgccatcccatcccatcccatcccatcccatcccatcccatcccatcccatcccatcccatcccatcccatcccatcccatcccatcccatcccatcccatcccatcccatcccatcccatcccatcgcACCCCTAACCCTGTCTTCATCTCATCTCCTGCTTCTCATCCTCTCGCTCCCTCATCCCCCCACTAATGCCCCTCCCTCTCAGACCCTGCTGTTCCCGGGCCAGCCCCCAGTCCCTTCTGGCCGTGTTTGGGTGAGCCCCAGCGGTGCTTTGACCATCATCAACGTCCGGCCCAGTGATGCTGGCCACTACCTGTGCCAGGCTATCAGCGTGGCCGGCAGTGTCCTGGCCAGGGCAGGCCTGGAGGTGACAGGGGGTAAGTCCAGTGCCAGTGGAGAGCTGGCACATTCAGTGCATGACTGAcacccaccccagcacccaACAATTCCTGATTTGGTCCCTGTAGCACCCACTGAACTGCACCCAGCGGTGATCAGCCTGCTCCCCACTAACCGGACGGTGCTGCCAGGGGGGGCCACGGTGCGGCTGCCTTGTGGGGCAGGGGCCCACGACCCCCCAGGCAGCGTGGGGTGGCTGAAGGATGGCAGTGCCCTGGTAGGTGTCCAGCCCCGTGCCAGCCTGCTGGAGAACGGCACCCTGCAGATCACCGGCCTCCGGGTGAGCCGGCCCCGGCAGGGGCACCGTGGGGCACGGCAGGGAggggggcaggggctggagcaaaGGGAGGTGGATGCTTCTGGTGGTGGGTgcaagcagtgctggggctcagggtggCGGGTGCAAAGCGTGGTGGGTGCTCAGGGTGGTGGGTGCCGAGGTGATGGGTGCTCAGGGTGATGGGGCAGGAGCTCTTCCCCCTGCAGGTGAGAGACTCCGGGCTCTATGAGTGTGTGGCCACCAGCCCAGAGGGCGAGACACGCTGGGGCATCTCCTTGGAGGTACAAGGTGGGTCATGGAGATGTCACTGCAGCGGGGACACCGTGGCACTGGGGACAAAGCCACTCCAGACCTCCATGCATCTCCCTGCAGGTGATGAATCCAAcctctccctgccttcccctgcaCCTGGTCTCCTCCCTGGGCCACCCTCCACCCCTGTGGTCACCAATGTTACCAAAAGCAGTGTAACCCTGAGCTGGAAAGCGAACGAGGACAGTGGTGCCACCGATGTCACCTCTTACATAGTGGAGGCGTTCAGGTATCACACAAGCCtgttctgtggctgcagggatgatgtggtGGCCTGGCACCACCCTGTCACGAGTCACCCCTGTCCCCCGGCAGCCAGGCGGCGGGTGGCCCGTGGCAGACAGTGGCAGCCGATGTGGAGGGTGAGACCCACACAGTGACCGGCCTTGTCCCTGACACTGTCTACCTGTTCTTGGTGCGGGCGGTCAACGCCCACGGGCTCAGCGACCCCAGCGGCGCCTCGGAGCCTGTGCGCACCCGAGGTGAGacccagcagtgacagtggAGGTGTCACAAACCCCCCACCCTTCTTGGGTCCATCTCCACTTGGTGACACCAATGGAGGTGCCCATGCACCCAAAATCTTTGGGTCCATCCTTGCCCAGTGATGGCAGTGGAGTTTCCCATGGACCTGCCATGGGTATGTGCTGTCACCATGGCTCCTTCCCTTGGTGACACCAGTGGAGATGTGCATGGACCCTCCACCCTCTCATATTTCCAGCAGATACCAACCCCATGCAGCAAGGGCTGGATCCTGagcaggtgcagcaggagctggcacgAGTGGCTGTGCACCTGAAGGAACCTATGGTGCTGCCACTGGGCACTGTCCATCTCACCTGGACCGTGAGTGCTGAGCCTCCCTACTGGTACAGGGCTCCCAGTGTCGATCATCCCCCCATCCCACCCTTCCCTCGGGTCCTCAGGTGGAGCACCAGACGCCCTTCCTCCAGGGCTACCGGGTGCTGTACCGGCAGCGCGGCGGGCGCTGGGAGGAGGCGCGGACGGTGTGGGCGCCGGGGAAGCGGGGGGCCCTGCTCACCGAGCTGCGCCGGGGCCAGGACTACGAGGTCAAGGTCCGACCCTATTTCCATCACCTCCATGGTCCCGACAGCGCGGTGCGAGCTCTGCGCACCCCTGAGGCGGGTgagtgcagggatgcagggtgtGGCTCCCCGGGGACAGCCTGGAGGTGACACCCCGTGTGTCCTCCCCCGGCAGCCCCCAGCGCCCCGCCACGAGCTGTCAGTGTGGCTGGGAACGGCACCAGCGTCCGCATCTCATGGCAGCCACCACCTCTGGCAGAGCAGAATGGTGTCATCCGTGATTACCGGGTAAgcctggacagcagcagggaggtggcaggtCCGCTCTGTCCACTCCTCACACCATGTCACGGCGCGCTTATGGGTGTTCCCCATCTTTTCCTCCTGGTCCCCACCAGATCTGGTGCTTGGGCAATGAGAGCCGCTTCCACATCAACCAGAGCGTGGAGGGGACGGTGCTGGCCACAGTGTTGCAGGGTCTGGTCCCCGGGGTCCCTTACCGCGCTGAAGTtgctgctgccaccagtgcTGGTGTGGGTGCCCGCagtgcccctgtccccatccaCATCGGTGAGTCCCCCATTGTCACAACTTGCACCCGTGGGTGGGGCATGATGGGGTCAcccagtgcagtgctgggggtggcTCCTTGGCACCCCGCAGGTCTGTCCCTCTTCCCCGTGTCACTTGCAGCCCCCCTGGTGGAGAGAGATGCGGCCCCAGCAGGCGGGAGTAGCTTGGCTGAGCAGTTAGCAGAGGTAGCCAGGCAGCCAGCCTTCATTGCCGGTGTTGGTGGTGCTTGCTGGGTCATCCTCGCTGCCTTTGCTGCTTGGCTCTACAGCCGCCGCCGGAGGAAGAAGGAGCTCAGCCACTTCACTGGTACAGGGCGGTGCTACCCCTGGGACCCCTCACCCCTCAGCCAAAGAACCCCACACCCACCGTCCCTCTCTTTACAGCATCCTTTGCCTACACACCCACCGGTAAGCCCGTAAGTGCTGCGGGGTCCCAGTTCGGCCTCTCGCTGCCCTCACCCCCATCTCTTTCCACagtctccttccctgctccagcgCGCAGCAACCCCAGGTAACCCCCCCCCCCCGCTCCCCGGCATCCCCTGCCCCTCGGGAGCCCCAGGGCTGACCAGCAGCGTTCCTTCACCCCATCCCCTTGCAGGGCAGCTGCCGGCACTGCTTTCCCGTGGCTGGTGGATGCGTGGCAtggtggcagcacagccagcgCTGCCGGTTGCTTGGGGTCTACTGAGAGATACTACAACGGTGAGGGGTCAGCGTGGGGCTGCGTGGCTCTGATTGAGGGGGTCAGGATCTGCCCTGCTGATGCTGGTCACCCTCTGCAGATGCCGGCATCACCCGTTACATCGCCCAGACGGAACAGTTTGGAGCGGGGGCTGGCGAGGGGCCGGTTTACAGCACCATCGAGGTTGACAGTGAGGAGCCCTGCACATTCCCCCGTCCCTTCTCACAGTATGGGACCTCCTACCCTGGGGGCGGTTCCCAGCCAATGGATGCTGCAGCCTGCCAGGTGCCCCGTGGCCGGGCTGAGCACGGTAGGGTGGTCGGGTGGGTGGGGGCGCACGTGGGTGCTCGTGGTGCGGtgccctccccacagcccccccagcATCCCTCCTTGGCACAGGGGCCAAAGCAAAGCTGGGGCAAGCAGTGAAACCGCCGGCAGTGAactggacagagctgctgcccccGCCACCCTCAGCCAGTGAGCTCAGCCAGTGtgcccaggaggaggagagggaggaggaagaggaggatgaagaggaagaggCAGCCGGAGGGTGAGTGTGGGGGCTTGGGGGCTGGGcatgctgctcccagcacctaCCCTGTGCTCTGCACCCTGCAGGTTGGGGATGGAGGTGTGGTACCCTGGTGAGGACatcccctgtgccactgctgcatCCTCACCCACCACGTCCTCCGGCTGCCGTTCCACCGCCACGCTGACGCCGTCACCCCGCACCACGGAGGACATCCCGCGCCTCCGCGACCTCGagagctccctcctgccccggTAGGAGATGGGCCTTGCTTGCTGTGGCCGTGCCATTGGGGTCTGGATGTCCCATTGGGGTCCAGATGTCCCACCAAGGTCCAGATGTCCCACCATGGCCTGGGTGTTCCATTGAGATTCAGCCATGTTGtcactccccagccctgccatgccATCATGGTCCAGCTGTGTCATTAGGGTCCAGGTGTCTCACTGGGGCCCCAGATGTTCTGTTGGCGTCAAGATGCCTCACCATGGTCCAGATGTTCCATCACAACCCAGACATTTTGTCACCATTGGCTCTGCCGTGCTGTCATGGACCAGATGTGTCATCCGTGCTGTCACCAAGGTCATGCCACCGAGGTCCTGGATCTGGATCAGGCTCTGGATGTCCCACCATGGCCTGGGTGCCCCATCACAATCTAGCCCCACTATCATGATCTAGTCCTGCTGTGCCACCATGGTCTGGCCATACCATTGGGGTCTG includes the following:
- the ROBO3 gene encoding roundabout homolog 3, whose translation is MLRYLLKTLLQMNLFADSLGAEGSNSSLLLGINRSIAALHLPDLAPGNGSHSQLEDTAPRIVEHPTDVLASKGEPATLSCKAEGRPAPVVEWYKDGERVETDREDPRSHRTLLPGGSLFFLRILHGRRGKPDEGVYVCVARNYLGEATSRNASLEVAVLRDDFRQPPGDVVVAAGEPAVLECVPPRGHPEPSVSWKKNGVRVSDKDGRLTIRGGKLMVASTHKSDAGVYVCVATNVVGERDSEPAELVVFERPAFGKRPHNQVVLVEGTAEFACEAVGDPQPAVRWRKEEGEMPLGRWEVLPDNTLRISRLQVEDEGTYTCVADNSVGRSEASGTLTVHVPPQLVTGPHDQAVTPGQSVTFQCQSKGNPPPAVFWQKEGSQTLLFPGQPPVPSGRVWVSPSGALTIINVRPSDAGHYLCQAISVAGSVLARAGLEVTGAPTELHPAVISLLPTNRTVLPGGATVRLPCGAGAHDPPGSVGWLKDGSALVGVQPRASLLENGTLQITGLRVRDSGLYECVATSPEGETRWGISLEVQGDESNLSLPSPAPGLLPGPPSTPVVTNVTKSSVTLSWKANEDSGATDVTSYIVEAFSQAAGGPWQTVAADVEGETHTVTGLVPDTVYLFLVRAVNAHGLSDPSGASEPVRTRADTNPMQQGLDPEQVQQELARVAVHLKEPMVLPLGTVHLTWTVEHQTPFLQGYRVLYRQRGGRWEEARTVWAPGKRGALLTELRRGQDYEVKVRPYFHHLHGPDSAVRALRTPEAAPSAPPRAVSVAGNGTSVRISWQPPPLAEQNGVIRDYRIWCLGNESRFHINQSVEGTVLATVLQGLVPGVPYRAEVAAATSAGVGARSAPVPIHIGESPIVTTCTRGWGMMGSPSAVLGVAPWHPAGLSLFPVSLAAPLVERDAAPAGGSSLAEQLAEVARQPAFIAGVGGACWVILAAFAAWLYSRRRRKKELSHFTASFAYTPTGKPVSAAGSQFGLSLPSPPSLSTVSFPAPARSNPRAAAGTAFPWLVDAWHGGSTASAAGCLGSTERYYNDAGITRYIAQTEQFGAGAGEGPVYSTIEVDSEEPCTFPRPFSQYGTSYPGGGSQPMDAAACQVPRGRAEHGAKAKLGQAVKPPAVNWTELLPPPPSASELSQCAQEEEREEEEEDEEEEAAGGLGMEVWYPGEDIPCATAASSPTTSSGCRSTATLTPSPRTTEDIPRLRDLESSLLPRRPPHGVSTPPQAPSPSVTPEPSEGHPPRARCPPGTGKTRGAISKSRLKPKCSRYRREKQTGDLPPPPLPPPGESRGPRAELEPSGAERRVTARPPRAGKAVPYSKASCLPRGPVSGSCSTTGSVSSRGSGSSRGHGSGRSRTPAERGEGSGHGRRGGAPHPCPPHEKR